A single genomic interval of Lucilia cuprina isolate Lc7/37 chromosome 2, ASM2204524v1, whole genome shotgun sequence harbors:
- the LOC111685782 gene encoding trehalose-phosphate phosphatase B — MAEQKKAPLLKKEEDFVKALDGFIKPEDQVALLLDYDGTLAPLTEELSVMPKDTEINIKKLAANEKIFMCVFSGRELNEIKNHLKFPNVTYAGNHGLEVEYPSGKKFKIEMPEELLEKHNKLVAELKEKVVCSGAWVEDKKISVTYHYKGVNDKLKGKLIETAKGLIQSHGFQLIETPYALEGKPRVNWDKGKSFKSH; from the exons ATGGCTGAACAAAAAAAGGCTCCTTTGCTTAAGAAAGAAGAAGATTTCGTTAAAGCTCTCGATGG TTTCATCAAGCCTGAAGATCAAGTAGCTCTTTTGTTGGATTATGATGGTACCTTGGCTCCCTTGACCGAAGAATTGTCGGTTATGCCCAAGGATACTGAAATCAATATCAAGAAATTGGCTGCCAATGAAAAAATCTTCATGTGTGTCTTCTCTGGACGTGAATTGAATGAAATCAAGAATCACTTGAAATTCCCCAATGTTACCTATGCCGGTAATCATGGTCTCGAAGTTGAATACCCTTCAGGCAAGAAATTCAAGATTGAAATGCCCGAAGAATTGTTggaaaaacacaacaaattgGTAGCTGAATTAAAGGAAAAG GTGGTCTGCTCCGGTGCCTGGGTTGAAGACAAGAAAATCTCCGTTACATACCACTACAAGGGTGTTAATGACAAATTGAAGGGTAAATTGATTGAAACCGCCAAGGGCTTGATCCAAAGCCATGGCTTCCAATTGATCGAAACTCCCTACGCTTTGGAGGGCAAGCCACGTGTCAACTGGGATAAGGGTAAGTCATTTAAAAGTCACtaa
- the LOC111685786 gene encoding protein YIPF6: MDSKLDIMEDYSNASLEGDMSIPGAARTNAPIGAPDFNTLDEPIKETILRDIRAVGVKFYHVLYPKEKSSLLKDWDLWGPLVLCTFLATILQGSADAQYDGGPEFAQVFVIVWIGAAIVTLNSKLLGGNISFFQSVCVLGYCLTPVAISLIVCRIILLAKQTKLLFFLRLLTTTIGFSWATYASFIFLGNSQPPNRKPLAVYPIFLFFFIISWLVISNN, from the exons ATGGACTCCAAATTAGAT ATTATGGAAGACTATTCCAATGCTAGTTTGGAAGGTGATATGTCTATTCCGGGTGCTGCACGCACAAATGCACCCATTGGAGCTCCGGACTTTAATACTTTAGATGAACCTATAAAAGAGACTATT CTTCGTGATATACGTGCGGTGGGTGTTAAATTTTATCATGTCTTATATCCCAAAGAAAAATCTAGTCTCTTAAAAGATT GGGATTTATGGGGTCCATTAGTGCTTTGCACCTTCTTGGCCACCATTCTACAAGGTTCTGCTGATGCGCAATATGATGGTGGCCCTGAATTTGCACAAGTCTTTGTGATAGTATGGATAGGTGCGGCTATTGTTACATTAAATTCTAAACTTCTGGGAGGAAACAT TTCCTTTTTTCAGTCGGTTTGTGTTTTAGGTTATTGTCTAACACCCGTGGCAATTTCCTTAATAGTTTGTCGTATTATTCTTTTggctaaacaaacaaaattgttattcTTTTTGCGTCTTTTGACAACAACAATTGGTTTTTCTTGGGCCACCTATG cATCTTTTATCTTTCTGGGCAATAGTCAGCCTCCAAACCGTAAGCCTTTGGCGGTTTAtcccatatttttatttttctttattatatctTGGTTAGTGAtatcaaataattaa